A region from the Acidiferrobacter sp. SPIII_3 genome encodes:
- the tuf gene encoding elongation factor Tu, translating to MSKGKFERTKPHLNVGTIGHVDHGKTTLTAALTKVLSTKFGGEFKAYDQIDNAPEERARGITIATAHVEYQTPQRHYAHVDCPGHADYIKNMITGAAQMDGAILVVSAADGPMPQTREHILLARQVGVPYIVVFLNKADMVDDKELLELVEMEVRELLDRYEFPGDKTPIVVGSALKALEGDTSEIGEAAIIKLAEALDSYIPQPERAIDGAFLMPVEDVFSISGRGTVVTGRVERGIVKVGDEVEIVGLRDTVKTTVTGVEMFRKLLDQGQAGDNIGVLLRGTKREEVERGQVLCKPGSIKPHTRFEAEVYVLSKEEGGRHTAFFQGYRPQFYFRTTDVTGSCDLPAGTEMVMPGDNVRLTISLISPIAMEEGLRFAIREGGRTVGAGVVSKILE from the coding sequence GTGTCCAAGGGAAAATTTGAACGCACGAAGCCCCATCTGAATGTGGGCACGATAGGCCACGTCGATCATGGCAAGACCACGCTCACGGCGGCCCTGACCAAGGTCCTGTCGACGAAGTTCGGGGGCGAGTTCAAGGCCTACGACCAGATCGACAACGCCCCCGAGGAGCGCGCCCGCGGCATCACCATCGCCACCGCGCACGTGGAGTATCAGACGCCCCAGCGCCACTACGCGCACGTCGACTGCCCGGGGCATGCCGACTACATCAAGAACATGATCACCGGCGCCGCGCAGATGGACGGCGCGATCCTGGTGGTATCGGCGGCCGACGGCCCCATGCCCCAGACCCGCGAGCACATCCTGCTCGCCCGCCAGGTGGGCGTGCCCTATATCGTGGTGTTCCTGAACAAGGCCGACATGGTCGACGACAAGGAGCTCCTGGAACTCGTGGAGATGGAGGTGCGCGAGCTCCTCGACCGTTACGAGTTCCCGGGGGACAAGACCCCGATCGTGGTGGGCTCGGCCCTGAAGGCCCTCGAGGGGGACACCTCCGAGATCGGCGAGGCCGCGATCATAAAGCTCGCCGAGGCCCTGGACAGCTACATTCCGCAGCCCGAGCGCGCCATCGACGGCGCCTTCCTCATGCCCGTCGAGGACGTGTTCTCGATCTCCGGACGTGGCACGGTCGTGACCGGACGGGTCGAGCGTGGCATCGTGAAGGTCGGCGATGAGGTCGAGATCGTGGGCCTGCGGGATACCGTGAAGACCACCGTCACCGGCGTCGAGATGTTCCGCAAGCTGCTCGATCAGGGTCAGGCCGGCGACAACATCGGCGTGCTGTTGCGCGGCACCAAGCGCGAAGAGGTCGAGCGCGGCCAGGTGCTGTGCAAGCCCGGCAGCATCAAGCCCCATACCCGCTTCGAGGCCGAGGTCTATGTCCTGAGCAAGGAGGAAGGCGGGCGCCATACGGCGTTCTTCCAGGGTTACCGCCCGCAGTTCTATTTCCGGACCACCGACGTCACCGGGTCCTGCGATCTGCCCGCCGGGACCGAAATGGTGATGCCCGGCGACAACGTCCGGCTCACGATCAGCCTCATCAGTCCGATCGCCATGGAGGAAGGCCTGCGGTTTGCCATCCGCGAGGGCGGTCGTACGGTGGGCGCGGGCGTGGTGTCGAAGATACTTGAGTAG
- the fusA gene encoding elongation factor G: protein MARTTPIDRYRNIGIMAHIDAGKTTTTERILFYTGVSHKIGEVHEGAAVMDWMEQEQERGITITSAATTCFWKGMAANYPEHRINIIDTPGHVDFTIEVERSLRVLDGACALFCAVGGVEPQSETVWRQANKYGVPRIAFVNKMDRAGANFLRVVEQVRVRLGAIPVPIQLPIGAEDRFQGVVDLVKMKAIYWDDATQGMRFEEREIPSEMRAECEKWREHMIEAAAEANEVLMDKYLGGETLTTEEIKAGLRARSLASQIVVTLCGSAFKNKGVQSMLDAVIDYLPSPREKKAIVGHLDDKEGTEVECPADDDAPFAALAFKIATDPFVGQLVYFRVYSGVLKSGDSVFNPVKSKKERVGRLLQMHANHRDEIKEVHAGDIAAAVGLKNMTTGDTLCNPERVVTLERMEFPEPVISQAVEPKTKADQEKMGLALGRLAQEDPSFRVRTDEESGQTIISGMGELHLEIIVDRMKREFGVEASVGKPQVAYRETIRKKVEQEHKFAKQSGGRGQYGHVFLRIEPQEPGKGFEFVDEIKGGVIPREYIPAVEKGVREALERGIQAGFPVVDVKVALYYGSYHEVDSSENAFKMAASMAFREGCLKADPALLEPIMAVEVVTPEDYMGSVNGDLSSRRGVIQAMEEAPAGKVVRAEVPLAEMFGYATSLRSATQGRATYAMEFKRYAVAPSNIAEQVIKKAS, encoded by the coding sequence GTGGCTCGTACGACACCAATCGACCGTTATCGCAACATCGGCATCATGGCGCATATCGATGCCGGCAAGACCACCACCACGGAGCGGATCCTGTTCTACACGGGCGTGTCCCACAAGATCGGGGAGGTTCATGAGGGCGCGGCCGTCATGGACTGGATGGAGCAGGAGCAGGAGCGCGGGATTACGATCACATCGGCGGCGACCACCTGTTTCTGGAAAGGCATGGCCGCGAATTACCCCGAGCACCGCATCAATATCATCGATACACCCGGTCACGTGGACTTCACCATCGAGGTGGAGCGTTCGCTGCGCGTGCTTGACGGGGCGTGCGCGCTGTTCTGCGCGGTAGGCGGGGTCGAGCCGCAGTCGGAGACGGTGTGGCGGCAGGCCAACAAGTACGGTGTGCCGCGTATCGCGTTCGTGAACAAGATGGACCGCGCGGGCGCGAATTTCCTGCGGGTGGTGGAACAGGTGCGGGTGCGCCTGGGCGCGATACCCGTGCCCATCCAGTTGCCGATCGGCGCCGAGGATCGTTTTCAGGGGGTCGTGGATCTCGTGAAGATGAAGGCGATCTATTGGGACGATGCGACCCAGGGCATGCGCTTCGAGGAGCGCGAGATCCCATCGGAGATGCGTGCGGAGTGCGAGAAGTGGCGCGAACACATGATCGAGGCCGCCGCCGAGGCCAACGAGGTTTTGATGGACAAATACCTCGGCGGGGAGACGCTGACGACCGAGGAGATCAAGGCGGGCCTGCGCGCGCGTAGTCTGGCCTCGCAGATCGTCGTGACCTTGTGCGGCTCGGCGTTCAAAAACAAGGGTGTGCAGTCGATGCTCGACGCGGTCATCGACTACCTGCCGTCGCCGAGGGAGAAGAAGGCGATCGTGGGGCATCTGGACGACAAGGAGGGCACGGAGGTCGAGTGTCCGGCCGATGATGACGCGCCGTTTGCGGCGCTGGCGTTCAAGATAGCGACCGACCCGTTTGTGGGCCAGCTCGTCTACTTCCGGGTCTATTCCGGGGTGCTGAAGAGCGGTGACTCGGTGTTCAACCCGGTCAAGTCCAAAAAAGAGCGCGTCGGGCGGCTCTTGCAGATGCATGCCAATCATCGCGACGAGATCAAGGAAGTGCATGCCGGCGACATCGCCGCGGCCGTGGGGCTGAAGAACATGACCACGGGCGATACGCTATGCAACCCCGAGCGCGTGGTCACGCTTGAGCGCATGGAGTTCCCGGAGCCCGTCATTTCGCAGGCGGTGGAACCAAAGACCAAGGCTGATCAGGAGAAGATGGGGCTCGCGCTTGGGCGGCTGGCCCAGGAGGACCCGTCGTTCCGTGTGCGCACCGATGAGGAATCCGGACAGACCATCATATCGGGCATGGGCGAGCTGCACCTGGAGATCATCGTCGATCGCATGAAGCGCGAGTTCGGGGTCGAGGCGAGCGTCGGTAAGCCGCAGGTGGCCTACCGCGAGACCATTCGCAAGAAGGTCGAGCAGGAGCACAAGTTTGCCAAGCAGAGCGGCGGGCGCGGCCAGTACGGGCATGTGTTTCTGCGCATCGAGCCGCAGGAGCCCGGGAAGGGTTTTGAGTTCGTCGACGAGATCAAGGGTGGCGTGATCCCGCGGGAGTACATACCGGCGGTCGAGAAGGGGGTGCGCGAGGCCCTCGAGCGCGGTATTCAGGCGGGTTTCCCGGTGGTGGATGTCAAGGTGGCCCTCTATTACGGGTCCTACCACGAGGTCGACTCGTCGGAAAACGCCTTCAAGATGGCCGCCAGCATGGCGTTTCGTGAGGGGTGCCTGAAGGCCGATCCGGCGCTTCTCGAGCCGATCATGGCTGTCGAGGTGGTGACGCCCGAGGATTACATGGGCAGCGTGAACGGCGATCTGAGCTCGCGGCGCGGGGTCATTCAGGCCATGGAAGAGGCGCCGGCCGGCAAGGTCGTGCGCGCCGAGGTACCGCTTGCCGAGATGTTCGGGTACGCGACCTCGCTGCGTTCGGCGACGCAGGGCCGCGCGACCTATGCGATGGAGTTCAAGCGCTATGCGGTGGCGCCGAGCAATATCGCAGAACAGGTCATTAAGAAAGCCAGTTAG
- the rpsG gene encoding 30S ribosomal protein S7: MPRRREVPKRPTRPDPKYGSEMLTKFMSVVMQSGKKSVAEKIIYGALETIASRNKGEPLAVFQQAIDNAKPLVEVKSRRVGGATYQVPVEVRPGRQLALAMRWVVDAARSRGEKSMGARLAGELLDAAERRGNAVKKREEVHRMAEANKAFSHYRW, translated from the coding sequence ATGCCGAGAAGAAGAGAAGTTCCCAAGCGCCCGACGCGGCCCGATCCGAAATACGGGAGCGAGATGCTCACGAAGTTCATGAGCGTGGTGATGCAAAGCGGCAAGAAGTCGGTGGCCGAGAAGATCATCTACGGGGCGCTTGAGACGATCGCTTCGCGGAACAAGGGCGAGCCGCTGGCCGTGTTTCAGCAGGCCATCGACAATGCCAAGCCCCTGGTCGAGGTCAAGAGCCGGCGGGTGGGCGGTGCGACCTATCAGGTGCCGGTCGAGGTGCGTCCGGGCCGGCAGCTGGCCCTGGCGATGCGCTGGGTCGTCGACGCGGCGCGCTCGCGCGGCGAGAAGTCCATGGGTGCGCGGCTGGCAGGGGAATTGCTCGATGCCGCCGAGCGTCGTGGCAACGCGGTCAAGAAGCGCGAGGAAGTGCACCGCATGGCGGAAGCCAATAAGGCGTTCTCCCATTATCGCTGGTAG
- the rpsL gene encoding 30S ribosomal protein S12, which translates to MPTINQLVRKPRVQPQKKTTVPALNACPQKRGVCTRVYTTTPKKPNSALRKVARVRLTNGYEVTSYIGGEGHNLQEHSVVLIRGGRVKDLPGVRYHTVRGSLDTAGVADRRQGRSKYGAKRPKS; encoded by the coding sequence ATGCCCACGATTAACCAGTTGGTCCGTAAGCCGCGGGTACAGCCGCAGAAGAAGACGACGGTGCCGGCCCTGAATGCCTGCCCGCAAAAGCGTGGCGTCTGTACGCGCGTTTACACGACGACCCCGAAGAAGCCGAACTCGGCGCTGCGGAAGGTCGCGCGTGTGCGTCTCACGAACGGCTACGAGGTCACGAGCTACATAGGAGGCGAGGGCCACAACCTCCAGGAGCACTCGGTTGTCCTCATTCGCGGAGGCCGCGTGAAGGACTTGCCGGGTGTGCGCTACCACACGGTGCGTGGGTCGCTGGATACCGCAGGTGTCGCGGATCGCCGACAGGGCCGCTCGAAGTATGGGGCCAAGCGGCCGAAATCCTAA
- the rpoC gene encoding DNA-directed RNA polymerase subunit beta' translates to MKDLFNLFKQAGKTEDFDSIRIGLASPDKIRSWSFGEVKKPETINYRTFKPERDGLFCAKIFGPIKDYECLCGKYKRLKHRGVICEKCGVEVTLSKVRRERMGHIELASPVAHIWFLKSLPSRMGLVLDMTLRDIERVLYFEAYVVVDPGMTPLERSQLLSEDSYLEAIEQYGDEFDARMGAEAVRDLLRGIDLAGEAAKLREELGGTTSETKIKKLAKRLKVIEAFLHSGNRPEWMVIEILPVLPPELRPLVPLDGGRFATSDLNDLYRRVINRNNRLKRLLDLNAPDIIVRNEKRMLQEAVDALLDNGRRGKAITGANKRQLKSLADMIKGKQGRFRQNLLGKRVDYSGRSVIVVGPALKLHQCGLPKKMALELFKPFIFSKLEMRGLATTIKAAKKMVEQASPEVWDILEEVIREHPVLLNRAPTLHRLGIQAFEPVLVEGKAIQLHPLVCAPYNADFDGDQMAVHVPLSLEAQLEARSLMMSSNNILSPANGEPIIVPSQDIVLGLYYMTRVRVNALGEGKVFADVAEVHRAYESRKVALHAKCRVRIPEVTIDDAGNKVKTVKLVETTVGRALLSELLPDGLPFALVNRDLKKKTISELINACYRQVGLKETVIFADQLMYTGFAFAARAGISIGVNDMVTPAEKAKIIGDAEAEVRGIQTQYASGLLTDGERYNKVVDIWTHTSERVAKSMMDKLGVEDVTDAEGKVVTQPSFNSIYMMADSGARGSAAQIRQLAGMRGLMAKPDGSIIETPITANFREGLNVLQYFISTHGARKGLADTALKTANSGYLTRRLVDVCQDLVVTEPDCGTQIGIRKSVIVEGGEVVVPLRESVLGRVVIGDVVDPADNSVLVAHNALLDERKVRLLEERNIDQVIVRSPVTCETRYGICALCYGRDLGRGHLVNQGEAVGVIAAQSIGEPGTQLTMRTFHIGGAASRATAVSGIEVKSNGSVRFNNLKLIRHASGNNVAVSRSGELVVQDDHGRDRERYKVPYGAILNVSEGDKVKAGRVVANWDPHTHPIITEVAGNVAFTDLIDGVTVNKQTDEVTGLSTYVVLDPKHRSGAKDIRPMIALLDEKGKGLFIPGTDIPAKYMLPPGAIITVEDGLKIGVGDVLARIPQESSKTRDITGGLPRVAELFEARKAKDHAILAETSGVVSFGKDTKGKQRLLITDKGGEEHEYLIPKGRHIMVFEGETVEQGEAIVDGPPVSSDILRLLGVEAMANFIVDEVQDVYRLQGVKINDKHIEVIVRQMLRKVRIIDAGDTQFLPGEQIERARLLDANEEVEAAGKRPATGERLLLGITKASLATESFISAASFQETTRVLTEAAISGKRDRLRGLKENVIVGRLIPAGSGLAHHQERKRKRADEKDEATALREALLPTRDKGDGGDKAVSA, encoded by the coding sequence TTGAAAGACCTATTCAATTTGTTTAAGCAGGCAGGCAAGACCGAGGATTTCGATTCCATCCGGATCGGCTTGGCATCCCCGGACAAGATACGCTCGTGGTCGTTCGGCGAGGTCAAGAAGCCCGAGACGATCAATTATCGTACGTTCAAACCTGAGCGCGACGGGTTGTTCTGCGCGAAGATCTTCGGCCCCATCAAGGACTACGAGTGCCTGTGCGGCAAGTACAAGCGCCTGAAGCATCGTGGCGTGATCTGCGAGAAGTGTGGGGTCGAGGTGACGCTCTCGAAGGTGCGCCGGGAACGCATGGGGCACATCGAGCTGGCAAGCCCGGTCGCGCACATCTGGTTCCTGAAATCCCTGCCCTCGCGCATGGGTCTGGTCCTCGATATGACCTTGCGCGACATCGAGCGCGTGTTGTACTTCGAGGCCTATGTGGTCGTGGACCCGGGCATGACGCCGCTCGAGCGCAGCCAGCTCTTGTCGGAGGACTCCTATCTCGAGGCCATCGAGCAATATGGTGACGAGTTCGACGCACGCATGGGGGCCGAGGCGGTTCGCGATCTTCTGCGTGGCATCGATCTCGCCGGAGAGGCCGCCAAGCTGCGCGAGGAGTTGGGTGGCACGACCTCGGAGACCAAGATCAAGAAGCTCGCCAAGCGCCTGAAGGTCATAGAGGCGTTCCTGCATTCCGGGAACCGCCCGGAATGGATGGTCATCGAGATTCTGCCGGTGCTGCCACCAGAGCTTCGGCCGCTGGTGCCGCTCGACGGTGGCCGGTTCGCGACCTCGGACCTGAACGATCTGTATCGGCGCGTGATCAACCGCAACAATCGTCTGAAGCGGCTCTTGGACCTGAACGCCCCCGATATCATCGTGCGCAACGAAAAGCGCATGCTGCAGGAGGCGGTCGACGCGCTGCTCGACAACGGGCGCCGTGGCAAGGCCATCACCGGCGCCAATAAGCGCCAGCTGAAGTCGCTTGCCGACATGATCAAGGGCAAGCAGGGGCGCTTCCGGCAGAACCTGCTCGGCAAGCGCGTGGACTACTCCGGGCGCTCGGTCATCGTGGTCGGTCCCGCCCTCAAACTGCATCAGTGCGGTCTCCCGAAGAAGATGGCGCTCGAGCTCTTCAAGCCCTTTATCTTCAGCAAGCTCGAGATGCGCGGACTGGCGACGACCATCAAGGCCGCGAAGAAGATGGTCGAGCAGGCGAGCCCCGAGGTCTGGGACATACTCGAGGAGGTCATTCGCGAGCATCCGGTGCTGTTGAACCGGGCGCCCACGCTCCACCGTCTGGGCATTCAGGCCTTCGAGCCCGTGCTCGTCGAGGGTAAGGCCATCCAGCTCCACCCGCTGGTGTGCGCGCCCTACAACGCCGACTTCGACGGCGATCAGATGGCGGTGCACGTCCCGCTTTCTTTGGAGGCCCAGCTCGAGGCGCGCAGCCTCATGATGTCCTCGAACAACATCCTGTCGCCGGCGAATGGCGAGCCGATCATCGTTCCTTCGCAGGATATCGTGCTCGGGCTCTACTACATGACCCGCGTGCGCGTAAACGCGCTCGGCGAGGGCAAGGTGTTTGCGGACGTGGCCGAGGTGCATCGCGCCTACGAGAGCCGCAAGGTGGCGCTGCACGCCAAGTGCCGCGTGCGCATCCCGGAGGTCACGATCGACGACGCCGGCAACAAGGTGAAGACCGTAAAGCTCGTCGAGACGACCGTCGGCCGGGCGCTGCTGTCGGAGCTTCTGCCGGACGGCCTGCCGTTTGCGCTGGTGAACCGCGATCTTAAGAAAAAGACCATCTCGGAGCTCATCAATGCCTGCTACCGGCAGGTCGGCCTGAAGGAGACCGTGATCTTCGCCGACCAGCTCATGTATACGGGCTTTGCGTTTGCGGCGCGCGCCGGCATCTCGATCGGCGTGAACGACATGGTGACGCCCGCCGAGAAGGCCAAGATCATCGGCGATGCCGAGGCCGAGGTGCGCGGTATTCAGACGCAGTACGCGTCCGGACTGCTCACCGACGGCGAGCGTTACAACAAGGTCGTGGACATCTGGACCCATACCAGCGAGCGCGTGGCCAAGTCGATGATGGACAAGCTCGGCGTCGAGGACGTCACCGATGCCGAAGGCAAGGTGGTGACCCAGCCGTCGTTCAACTCCATTTATATGATGGCGGACTCCGGCGCGCGCGGTAGCGCCGCCCAGATTCGCCAGCTCGCCGGCATGCGCGGTCTCATGGCCAAGCCCGACGGGTCCATCATCGAGACGCCGATCACGGCGAATTTCCGCGAGGGCCTGAACGTACTGCAGTACTTCATCTCGACGCACGGCGCGCGCAAGGGCTTGGCCGACACCGCCTTGAAGACGGCGAATTCCGGCTACCTGACGCGGCGGCTCGTCGACGTGTGCCAGGACCTGGTGGTCACGGAGCCTGATTGCGGCACCCAGATCGGGATCCGCAAGAGCGTGATCGTGGAGGGCGGCGAGGTGGTGGTGCCGCTGCGCGAGAGCGTGCTCGGGCGCGTGGTCATAGGGGACGTCGTCGATCCGGCCGACAACAGCGTGCTGGTGGCGCATAACGCACTGCTCGACGAGCGCAAGGTGCGCCTGCTCGAGGAGCGCAATATCGACCAGGTGATCGTGCGTTCGCCCGTGACCTGCGAGACCCGTTACGGGATCTGCGCGTTGTGCTACGGGCGCGACCTGGGACGGGGTCATCTCGTAAACCAAGGCGAGGCGGTGGGCGTGATCGCGGCGCAGAGCATCGGCGAGCCCGGGACCCAGCTCACCATGCGCACCTTCCACATCGGCGGCGCGGCATCGCGCGCGACGGCGGTGAGCGGGATCGAGGTCAAGTCCAACGGTTCGGTACGCTTTAACAACCTGAAGCTGATCCGTCACGCGAGCGGCAACAATGTGGCGGTGTCGCGTTCCGGCGAGCTCGTCGTGCAAGACGATCACGGGCGTGACCGCGAGCGCTACAAGGTGCCCTATGGCGCCATTCTGAACGTGAGCGAAGGCGACAAGGTCAAGGCCGGGCGCGTAGTGGCAAACTGGGATCCCCATACCCATCCCATCATCACCGAAGTGGCGGGCAACGTGGCCTTCACGGACCTGATCGACGGGGTGACCGTCAACAAGCAGACCGATGAGGTGACAGGGCTTAGCACCTACGTGGTCCTGGATCCGAAGCACCGCTCGGGGGCCAAGGACATCCGTCCGATGATCGCGCTTTTGGATGAGAAGGGTAAGGGCCTTTTCATACCAGGCACCGACATCCCGGCGAAATACATGCTGCCGCCGGGCGCCATCATCACCGTCGAGGATGGGCTCAAGATTGGGGTGGGCGACGTGCTCGCCCGCATCCCGCAGGAGAGCTCCAAGACACGCGATATCACAGGGGGTCTGCCGCGCGTGGCCGAGCTCTTCGAGGCGCGCAAGGCCAAGGATCACGCCATCCTCGCGGAGACGAGTGGTGTGGTGTCGTTTGGCAAGGACACCAAGGGCAAGCAGCGGCTGCTGATCACCGACAAGGGTGGCGAGGAACACGAATATCTGATTCCGAAGGGCCGCCACATCATGGTGTTCGAGGGCGAGACCGTGGAACAGGGCGAGGCGATCGTCGATGGTCCCCCGGTGTCGTCGGACATCCTGCGGCTGCTCGGTGTCGAGGCCATGGCCAACTTCATCGTTGACGAGGTCCAGGATGTCTATCGGCTGCAGGGCGTGAAGATCAACGACAAGCACATCGAGGTGATCGTGCGCCAGATGCTGCGCAAGGTGCGCATCATCGATGCCGGTGACACCCAGTTCCTGCCCGGTGAGCAGATCGAGCGGGCGCGGTTGCTTGATGCCAATGAAGAGGTGGAGGCGGCCGGGAAGCGGCCCGCCACCGGCGAGCGCCTGCTGCTTGGCATCACCAAGGCCTCGCTCGCCACCGAGTCGTTCATCTCGGCGGCGTCCTTCCAGGAAACGACGCGGGTCCTGACCGAGGCGGCCATAAGCGGCAAGCGCGATCGGCTGCGCGGCTTGAAGGAAAACGTCATCGTGGGCCGCCTGATCCCGGCCGGAAGCGGGCTCGCGCATCATCAGGAGCGCAAGCGCAAGCGCGCCGACGAGAAGGACGAAGCCACCGCCCTGCGCGAGGCCCTGTTGCCCACGCGTGACAAGGGCGACGGCGGCGATAAGGCGGTGTCGGCTTAA